A window of Eubalaena glacialis isolate mEubGla1 chromosome 11, mEubGla1.1.hap2.+ XY, whole genome shotgun sequence genomic DNA:
gcccGGGTGGGGTGTTGCGAGGGTTCCTTGGAGGGGGCCTGGCACGGCATTCAGGACACCCTTGGGACAGCCAGACGGCAAAGGGCTCTGTGTGTGCCACGAATTGCACACCTGAGGGGACACGGGGACGTGCTTAGAGACACAAGCTGGCCGCCACTTGCTGGAGTGAGCATTCGGGAGCTGCGCTGCCTGGCTTGGTGCAGAAGGAGCCGTGGGCTCCAAGGCGGGGGACCCAGGCAGGTCTGCAGGAAGTGGATGCCAGGAGTGAGGGAGCAGGGCACAGGTGGCTCTGGCCAGGTCTGGAGTCACAAAGGATGTCGGAGGAGGTGACTTGGCCGTTTGGGGACCAGGGCTTAGGAAGGGGCTGTGGACCCCATATGGAGAGGCTGCTCTGAAGGGCTGGGCCCAGTGTCAGCCGTACAAGCCCCTGACCCTGCCTCCCCTGGCCCCCAGGCTGACATCTTCCAGGCCTTCACGGAGCTGTTCCAGGTGGCGTGTGCCAGGCCGCCCCCGCTGGGCTTCTGCGACTACCCCTCATCCCGGGCCATGTATGCCATCGACCTCATGCTGAAGTGGGACAGCCGTCCAGATGGTGAGGGGGCTCCCCTGCCCCGTAATCCAGAGTGCCCTCCCCACTTACCCAAAGGTGGTCATTcagccctccccacccagcccacacagggacagagggagggcgTCGCTGCTCCTTCGCCATGGTCAGCGCTTGCCTCGAGTTAGCCTGAGATCTGGGTCAGAGGAGGCCCACCTTTAGGAACCACGGCCTGCAGGGCAGAGCACGAGCAGGAAAGGCAAGTGGGCGGCAGTGGTGTCAGGAGAGAGCTCACAAGGGAAGGAACCCTACGTGAAAGGCAGGGGGAGCAGCGGCCCTGGCCAGGCACCCTCGTTCCAGAGTCCCCGGGATGTGGTGGCTCGTGTCACTCCTGGGGCTGGAGGTGGCTCCAGTCTTTCCCCTGGACAAGCAGGCTTCAGGCCAGGCCCCCAGAGAAGCCCTCGCGGGCCCCCTAGCCCACCTCCCAGGAGTGAGATGCCCGTGCTtttgcgccatcagggaagcgaGTGATGCAGCCGCAGCTCCTAGAGGTGAACTTCAACCCAGACTGTGAGCGGGCCTGCAGGTGCTACCCGGCCTTCTTCAACGATGTCTTCAGCACCTTGTACCTGGACGAGCCTGACAGCTGCCCCGTCACCCGCCTTGTCTAGGCACCCGCTGGCCCTTCCGTGGGTGCTCGTGGGTGGATCGCAGCCTCGGTTCCCGGAGCTGCTTCTGCACCGTGCCCCCACCCCGGCCTCCGCTCCTCCTCCCCCCGCCGTGTGAGCCGTGGCCCCAGCTTCACACTCTGGGGGCTCGGGGGCCCCCTCACTGCCGTCTGTGCGGTGATTAGTCTCAGCTCAGCCAAGGGCTTTATTCCGGAGAGTTTGGTTCCTGGGGTGCTGTGCTTCCAGAGGGCATTAGTGAAAGGGGTCTGGGGAGCACGCCGCGGTGTTCTCAGAAACGAGCTTCCCTAGGAGCGCCCATGGTAGCCCAGCAGTTAACAGGCCCAGACTGGCTGCTTCCCACACTCCACCCCAGGCCTTGTGACAGGCGTCCCCAGATCCCCCTAGGAGCCTGCTTCTCAGACCCAGCCTTCTCCCCCTTCACCAGCAACCTCCCTCGAGGCCCCAGGGCAGGACAGCCACTGCCTTTGGTTGCCGTTGCCTTTCCATTTGGCCCCGTGGAAAGGGCCAGATGTGGCACCAGCACCTCCCCGCCCGCTGGGCACTGCAGTGTTTCCAGCCTCGCCTGAGGTTGGCTGGGACGCTCCAGTGAGGGGACTCGGGGACAGGTGTGGGCAGCAGAGCACCAGGCAGTGGGCGGCTGAGAAAGATGCTTCCAGGGAGAATGCCATCTTCCACCGGCTAGAGTCAGAATGTGGGGTTTTTGTAACTTTTTCATTTAtgggaagaaaatacaaaattttcaagcttaattttgtttctgaaattttgAGTCAGTTTCCAGGGTAGTTTGTGTTGCCACAGAGTACCCAGCCCAGCTAACCAGACGGCGGGTCTGACTTTCGTGGAGGAGCTGCCTGCAGAGCTttcatgtgtgtgtacatgtgtgcgtgtgtgtgcatgcatgcgtgtGTTGGGAGGTGCTTGTTTCATTCTGAAGCCAAGAATGATCCTTGTAGCAAAACTGGACTTGACTGCACCTCCCACTTCCGTGTCTTTTGGGGTGTGTCTGTCCACTGTCTCTGCTAACCAGAAGTTCAGCTTGTGTTCTGGGAAACACCCTTTCCTCCAGCCAAGGAGAGGTTTAGAGGGCAGGACACCTCATCTCTGGTTTTCTCTGTGGGAGAGCTGCTGCGTCCTGTCCCCTCCTGGACTTGATTTGTACCGCAATAAAGTATGCCTTCTCTACTTTTGCCTCCCTTTCTCTTTGGGGGCCCTGGAACCACAGACCTGCATGGTgtatcagttgttttccttgcTCATtgtcaaagaaaaccaaaatatcaAGACGTATGCtttgagaaacagaagaaatgagATAGTATTTAGGCCTCCAAGTCCCTGTCTTTGGGCTGttgtaacaaaatatcataaactGGGTGATTTAAACAACGGAGGTCTCTTTCTCgctgttctagaggctgggatGTCCTAAAGTCACAGGGGTGGCAGATTTGCTGCCTGAGGTGGGAcgctcttcctggttcataatcGGCTgtattctcactgtgtcctcgtGAGGCGGGAGGGGCGAGGGAGctttctggggcctcttttataagggcactaatcccacacgtgggggccccaccctcatgacctaatcactcacttcccaaaagccccaccaACTAActgtcacactgggggttaggatttcagcgTGAATTTGAGGGTATAAATAGGCAATAGTTCCTGACCCAAAGCTTGGTTTCCTAGCACTGGTTCCATTTCAGAGTGGGATGAGGTAGGGACAGATGTGGAGCTGAGGCCCATCTCTGCATCATGACCAACACCCGGGAGCCTCAGTGCCCCTGTGAGccctgaatcctggctctgtgctTACACCTGGGGGCTTTGGGATGGAGTTCCCTCCTGCCTGATTCCTTATCCTGGGAGTGGGGATGATAGGAGACTCTGCCCACAGGGCAGCAGGGGATGGTCCGTGGGCCCTGTCAGCCAGCACAGTGGCGCCCCCTGGTGGTTTTGAAGGTTAAAACGAAGGCAGAGGGCCCCTGACACCCAGGCCAGGGTCCTTCCCGTGCCCCTCAGAACAGGTGCTCACACCAGGCTGTTCATCAGATGCCTCCCAGGATGCTCCTGCTCGTTCCCAGTTAACTTAGAACCTGGTTGCCCAGTGCAATCCTAGTGGAATCAGCATAGTCGCTGGGATCAGAGGACCACATGATCCAGGCTCTCTGTAATTATAAATGTGCTTTTCCCCAATTCCAGAGGTCCTTACACCTCTGATCAGTGAAAATCAGACAACCCCCAGGAAGACCATCAAGCTGGGCTTCCAGGGTCCCAGAAGACTCGTTGCAGTGGAGATGGTTCTTATCCCTCTAAATACTTTCTGGTACCCATCTTCACCTGTCAGTTTCTCTGTGTTAAGAATTCATCAGAAGTCAGACTCTGACGTTTGGGCTTGACAGGAGAGTCCCAGTAGCAGTGATAATTGTACCAAAGTTCTACAGGGCGACACAGAAGAAATCCAAAAGGTAAAGCTTGAGATGCTGACGGTGAAATTTAGAAAACGTCCCCAGGGATGACCTATGGCCACATAAACACGGCAGCTCTTTCATGGACACAGAATAGAATCTCTTGCTATAGGAGAGGCAGGGTTTCATCTTGCAGGGTCCAGAGCAGCAACCATAACATCAAAATGCCAGGCAAACAGAGTCGCTGTCGCTTCCCTGCTGACGACCAGCCAGCCGAGCCCTCTGGGGCTGTGTGAACTCTTGCTTGCATCCTTTATGGCTAGTCGGACCGAGAAGGGTTCAGATGCACAGATTTAAGGAGATCTCAATTGAATGAAGCAGCTCCAGGAAAGACGCAGACCAGAAGGACTTGACAAATCTGCATGCTGTGGATTTTCCTATTAAACCAACACAGAGACTGTCACAACCCTAAGTCCCTCGTGGGTGGCGACAGCTCAGAAAGGCCATCTAATCATGAAGCACGGGGAGAGCATTGTGAGAAAGTagcaaacaaaacagcaaaacacACCCTCCTCTCGCCCGTTTTCCCAGGTGTTTCTATGGCCGTGTGTGTTTTTGTGGCCAGTAGAAAGGATGTGGGATGTTGCTAGAGATGAACAAACCCACAAATGTACGGAATGGAAAAAAGGGCTCTGCATGAGCACCACTGAGAAGATTCCAGAAGTCTCAGGTACACTTAATGTGCTAAGTCTGGCAGGCACACGGTGCCCACGATGCTTCAAGGAACACCCCTGACCGTCTTGGAGAACTTTAGAAATAAATCAGTGAAAAGGATGTGCAGAGTCCCCCATCTGACTCTTCTGCTGCAATGAGCATCAGGAGAACTGGggagggacttcccgggtggtccagtgggtaagactctgtgctcccaatgcagggggcccaggttcgatccctggttggggaactagatcccgaatgctgcaatgaagatcccgaatgctgcaatgaagatgccgcatgccacaactaagacccagcacagccaaaaataaataaatatttttttaaaaagaagaagaagaagaagaactggGGAGCTGGCCGAGGGCTCAGCTAAGTGCTCGTGGCTACCAAGCTGCTGGATTCCTGAGCACAATCTGTGGGACGTGAAATTCCACCAGGGTTGAGTGTGGGCGAAGTGACAGCCACTGAAAGAGCTGCCCCTTCTCTCAGAAGAATGCAGTCAGCTGTCTGCCCATCTCCCAGAGCGTTTCGTACTGTTCGGTCACGTCCGGATGTGAGGACAGAAGAGGCGAGGTGAGAGGGAGAAGCGGCAAAAGCCACTGGCTGCCAAAATGAGTGTGAGCTCTAAATacggaaattttatttttacttaatttgaaTTAACTTTTTCAATGACCGAAACCAAAACAGACAAGCAACAAAAAGGCCAGCAGCTTGGACCAGCCCTGGTCCTAGGAGTCTGCTGCTGGGCGCAGCACAGGTTGTAGGAACTCAGAGGGAGAGGAGGTCGGCGCTCCAGCAGCAGCCCGGGTAAGAGGCTCTGCCCGGTCCCACTCCCAACAGCTGCCCGCACAGGTCACGGGTCACCCAATTCGAAGCCGGGGGTGACACCTCCAAATCTGGGCGGACCTGGGCCAGGGAGGGGCTGCTGTCTGCTGGGTTGGGGCATGGCCAATACTGCCTCTGACCTCCCCTCCCAGATGGAGTGTTTGTGAGGCTGTCCCTGACGGGGTGAGGCTGGCATGAGTCCCGGCACCCAAGGGACAAGTTGGTCGGCGTCCCCTGCTCTGGGCCCAGCCCCATCCTGGCTGAGGCCAGCAGAGGACCACGCTTGGCGCCCGAGTGGAGTCAGGCATTGGACCAGGCAGGCTGCGGGCCTGTGCCCTTCAAGTGGCTGGGCTGGGCTTCCTGGACGtgaagggggtgggcagggcctcCTCCCTCAGCTGCAGCTATGCCAGTGTCTGCTGCTCCAGCCCGGACGGGCCACCTCCGCTCTTGGAAGGGTCCCGAGAATTGTGGCGAAGCCCTGGCCGGGTCCAGCGTCATCTGGATGATACAGCCCAGATGCATCCAGCAAGAGGACGAGCCCCTCGCCCTCCCCACGGCCAAGGGTCCCACCCAAGTAAAAAGGCCACTGCCAGGAGGTTAAAAAACTTTATTTGGCTTATAAAATTCCACATTCTGAGAGCGAGCTTCGGGCAGTGCAGAAAGCGCAGGACACTGTTTCTGGGGTGGGGGCTCGGCCTGGAGCACCTCTGAAACTGCTGGTGACCCCTGGGCTGAGACCGGACACACAGGCAGCCTGGCGGCCAGGAGAGCCCAGGggccaccaccaccagcaacgcCTGACCCGCAGCAGCTGCAGTCCTCAGAGGGCAGGGCGCCTTCATTCCGAGAGCCGACGGCCACGGCTGTCGTCCTGGTTGTCCCGCCAGACGCAGTAGTTGAGCGTGGCCGCAAAGGCCAGCCAGGCCAGGTACGGGTAGAGCAGGCAGGCGGCCGGTGGGCTCACCTGGTGCCAGGCCACGGCCGTGGCTGCTGCCACTCCACCCATCAGCAGGAGGTCCACCAGGGCCtgcacagacacagagggacgACAGGGAGGCCTGAGGCTCCATGTACCCATGGGGCTGTGTGTCCCAGCTGCCCACCACCACTATGCCTGAGGGAACTCTCCATCCGCCTCTCAGTGACCTGGCCAAGCCCCGCCCccattttctgcctcagtttcctcatctgtaaaatgggaacaatcacCCTTCCCTGACTATGCCATGTGTGGGGTGCACAGCACCAGGTGTAATGTGGGTTCTCCTATACCAACGGCCCCTAAACCCATCAGAGCCCCGCAAGGCTTCCTGCATTGGAAGAAGAGCAGCTGAGGGGCACTGGTCCCCTAAGAGCTTCTGAGGAGACGTGAACCAGGAGCCAAgtgcctcccctgcccctgccttTAGACCCTGACCCTGAGGGTCTGGGATGTGATGCCCCATGTCCCCCCAAGAGAGGGGCCGTCTCCAGGGACCAGGGAGACAAGCCAAGGTCACACTTACCCAACCCATTTGTCGGGCACCGAAGAAGAGGGGAGGCCATGCCCAGTTCAGAGCCAGCTGCCCAGCGTAGAGGCCCAGGGGAACCACAGCCTCCTTCGAGAAGCCCCCCAGCTCTTTCCAGATCATGTAGGAGCCATACCTGAAAGAGAGGCTTCCGGTCAGGGCACCAACAGGGAAGAGGCCAGGAGCCTCCCTGCAGGGACAGGAGCCATGCTCACCTCTGGGACCACACACTGATGGCTCAGGCATGCCCTGCCACtgactgctgtgtgacctcagggaagttgcttaacctctctgggcctctgtttctcaCGGGGTTGCTGTGGAGATTCTACTTAACACACTGGCAGTGCCTAGggcagtacctgacacataggacactcaataaatatttgacattATTATCAGTGCTGTAAAGGGGGAAGCACATAAGGCATGCAAGTAAACAGGATGGGACTTTTGGGCTGGGCCTTAGAGGATGAGTATGAGTTTGCCAGGGGGAGGCAACGAGGATATGCAAAGGCTTAGAGGCATGCACGAGACCCCCTGAGTCAGCCTATGTTACTGGTGAAGTCTGGGGGGCACTGGGGAGGTGAAGCAGAAGAGGGCCTGGTCATGGGGCTCTTAGGGCCACAAGGACAACAGTAACACCACCAATAATAATATCTAATGCCCTGCAGCATTTACACATGCAGGCACCACTCTCTTTCCGAGCATTAGCTCATTCATTCTCATGATAACGTCATGAGATGGGCAGTACTACCACCCCCATCTTACAGGTGCAGAAACTGTGGCACAGAGAGTCAAAGCGCTAAGAGCTCTTGGCAGGCAATCAGTAGGTGAGTCAGCATTtgtgcctggtggcacagtggttaagagtctgcctgccaatgcaggggacacgggttcaatccctggtccgggaagatcccacacgctgtggagcaactaagcccgtgagccacaactactgag
This region includes:
- the TSPO gene encoding translocator protein, with the translated sequence MAPPWVPAVGFTLVPSLGGFLASHYVHGESLRWYAGLQKPSWHPPRWTLAPIWGTLYSAMGYGSYMIWKELGGFSKEAVVPLGLYAGQLALNWAWPPLFFGARQMGWALVDLLLMGGVAAATAVAWHQVSPPAACLLYPYLAWLAFAATLNYCVWRDNQDDSRGRRLSE